From Drosophila virilis strain 15010-1051.87 chromosome X, Dvir_AGI_RSII-ME, whole genome shotgun sequence, the proteins below share one genomic window:
- the LOC6634396 gene encoding LOW QUALITY PROTEIN: ras-responsive element-binding protein 1 (The sequence of the model RefSeq protein was modified relative to this genomic sequence to represent the inferred CDS: inserted 1 base in 1 codon; deleted 1 base in 1 codon) — translation MLAAQQQQQPQQQHTAATAAGGTQVGLEDAGLERARRDSSTSESSLEHLDLSRTPKKLSSSSGAPQPTSTPHEATSRKRKLRQLQQQPQQLLSDEDEEQLQLQQQQQQQQQLLEQSAQRLRHKQRRSGNAVAAAAAASASIVVDYSAGGDASSLRKKFRLNRSSASSINGNNGELSESGFVDGSAHSGYLLSASSAAQSASASAAQQQQQQQLASSSSSGGSSPQGLCHSSAESGIGAGDEHMKYVCPICEVVSATPHEFTNHIRCHNYANGDTENFTCRICSKVLSSASSLDRHVLVHTGERPFNCRYCHLTFTTNGNMHRHMRTHKQHQTTQQQQPTQQQQQQTQQQHAPQQHAQQQHAQQQQRRQQHAGAAAGRAESYESDASCSTDVSSSSSASSSNNSNNNNNNNNNNSEQTNKNNSNSNGEHKQQQQQLLLACKQRRPKTNINNNNILSDEEQPKQPKSEPEPELEPEPELDSDADADAESVDVAQMITSTPDVATLLATGGGGGSTPSPSPGLQSCPACNTGEFETLPALCAHLDAAHPDIPAKCRECEVIFASHRQLQAHSCRGQLQLPPLLGASSSPLHKLEEHEHDQEQHEQQQYADEEEEEEEQLASSERDEFFQQLYLKGKAGGLPSPIKREPSEQRQDLADIQSILHMTSSSCTSSFLRNFEQSVNTPCSSQYSLDGRDGEEEAQDAFTSEFRRMKLRGEFPCKLCSAVFPNLRALKGHNRVHLAAVGAAGPFRCNMCPYAVCDKAALVRHMRTHNGDRPYECAVCNYAFTTKANCERHLRNRHGKTSREEVKRAIVYHPAEDASCEENNKRAAGQDTDLAELSYRSLSPPPPLPLPLPPPATESQLKHMLLAEPCTKPPLPTPATPLKIQVKSLDQLVEKPPAPPAMDLSMDVLDLSKKPTXAAGAPARTGTRTRTGARAAPATAATGATGATAATVQQQQQQQLFGGDATTQYMQQLLRNLMFQQTPGFSFFSYMAPPPPATATTATDKSQANAAATPATVAAMPVPMPMAVPVPVPAGGPVKMVIKNGVLMPKQKQRRYRTERPFACEHCSARFTLRSNMERHVKQQHPQYYAQRQRSGHHVMRGRAASSNAAAAAAAAAAAAAAAAAMSNLAQQQQQQQQQHAHPPISEQVKYAILAQQLKARKDTDLLQQALAHGSSSALLHFNYNNNNNNKQEQQQQQPHPGNNQNGAAADDDEPPKLIIDEDDEVEEEEFDDTDEEPEEELEMEEDDEEQAEQLVEPATAATPTLQRPGTPIEAAKKVAESILEQVIKAQAKPDPDPESDAVAMPTPTTAAAAAAAAAAAVAATPTPTTMKTMIAQAESVAKSLKDVASSPFKDESQDLVPVAKLVDNATSNQVSFNSYFRPSDVANHMEQSDEEGLVASGSASESNNSGTEDVTSSSCNEPKKKSAYSLAPNRVSCPYCQRMFPWSSSLRRHILTHTGQKPFKCSHCPLLFTTKSNCDRHLLRKHGNVESAMSVYVPTEDVSEPIPVPKSVEEIALEEQRRRKAAEAEREREREREREREREREREREREREREQQQQLIQQLTAAAQLRQQLAAAAAVAAAGAGAGNSPTGGEGNGSELPYKCHLCEFSFGERLQCLEHIKQLHGQEFALLLAKGAIETEALHDQQLPNPQQQQPLATAGSEDESLAPAGRGNGKYPDYSNRKVICAFCVRRFWSTEDLRRHMRTHSGERPFQCEICLRKFTLKHSMLRHMKKHSGRSHNGEQGASDCSDDEQMATPPGTPTPTPQSMAMPSNNNNNNNNNSCQNNNNKQSLRLDKTPDWRLQKDKMGDATPSAGGAAAAAAAAFGMASGDLIGNLLGISDQGILNKLLSSADEAAKLLGVEK, via the exons atgctggccgcacagcaacagcagcagccacaacagcaacacacagcggcaacagcagcgggagGCACACAAGTAGGGCTCGAGGATGCGGGCTTGGAGCGGGCGCGCCGCGATTCGAGCACGTCGGAGTCCTCGCTGGAGCACCTCGACTTGAGCCGCACGCCAAAGaagctgagcagcagcagcggcgcgccgcagccgacgtcgacgccgcACGAGGCGACGTCGCGCAAGCGCAAACtgcgccagctgcagcagcagccgcaacagttGCTCTCCGACGAGGAtgaggagcagctgcagctgcagcagcagcaacagcagcagcagcagctgctggagcagTCCGCGCAGCGACTGCGGCACAAGCAGCGACGCAGCGGAAATGCAgtcgctgccgcagccgctgccagCGCCAGCATCGTCGTCGACTACAGCGCCGGCGGCGATGCCAGTTCGCTGCGCAAAAAGTTTCGCCTGAACCGCAGCAGCGCGAGCAGCATCAATGGCAACAACGGGGAGCTCTCCGAGTCTGGCTTTGTGGATGGGAGCGCGCACAGCGGCTATTTGCTCAGCGCCAGCAGCGCGGCGcagtcagcgtcagcgtcggcagcgcagcagcaacagcagcagcaattggcCTCAAGCAGCAGCTCTGGCGGCAGCTCGCCCCAAGGCCTGTGCCACTCGAGCGCCGAGTCCGGCATTGGCGCCGGCGACGAGCACATGAAATATGTTTGCCCCATCTGCGAGGTCGTCTCGGCCACGCCCCACGAGTTCACCAATCACATACGTTGCCACAACTACGCCAACGGCGATACCGAGAACTTCACCTGCCGCATCTGCTCCAAG GTGCTATCATCCGCCTCCTCGCTGGACAGACACGTGCTGGTGCACACGGGCGAGCGTCCGTTCAACTGTCGCTATTGCCATCTGACATTCACGACGAACGGCAACATGCACCGGCACATGCGCACCCACAAGCAGCACCAgacgacgcagcagcagcagccgacgcagcagcagcagcaacagacacagcagcaacatgcacCGCAGCAAcatgcacagcagcaacatgcacagcagcagcagcgacggcagcaACATGCGGGCGCGGCAGCTGGGCGCGCTGAAAGCTACGAGAGCGATGCCAGCTGCTCGACGGATgtgtccagcagcagcagtgccagcagcagcaacaacagcaacaataacaacaacaacaacaacaacaacagcgagcaaacgaacaagaacaacagcaacagcaacggtgagcataagcagcagcagcagcaactgttgctggcgTGCAAGCAGCGAAGGCCGAAGAcgaacatcaacaacaacaacattctcAGCGACGAGGAGCAGCCAAAGCAGCCCAAGTCGGAGCCCGAGCCGGAGCTCGAACCGGAGCCAGAGCTGGActcggatgcggatgcggatgcggagaGCGTGGATGTGGCACAAATGATCACGAGCACGCCGGATGTGGCCACATTGTTGGCcaccggcggcggcggcggcagcacgCCCAGTCCCTCGCCGGGACTGCAGAGCTGTCCGGCATGTAATACGGGCGAATTTGAGACATTGCCGGCGCTGTGCGCGCATCTGGATGCAGCGCATCCGGACATACCAGCCAAGTGTCGCGAATGTGAGGTGATCTTTGCCAGCCATCGGCAGCTGCAGGCGCACAGCTGTCgcggccagctgcagctgccgccgctgctcgGCGCCAGCAGCTCCCCGCTGCACAAGCTGGAGGAGCACGAGCACGACCAGGAGCagcacgagcagcagcagtatgcggatgaggaggaggaggaggaggagcaatTGGCCAGCAGCGAACGGGACGAGTTCTTTCAGCAGCTCTATCTGAAAGGCAAGGCCGGCGGCCTGCCGTCGCCCATCAAGCGGGAGCCATCGGAGCAGCGTCAGGATCTGGCCGATATACAAAGCATACTGCACATGACCAGCTCCAGCTGTACGTCAAGTTTCCTGCGCAACTTCGAGCAGTCCGTAAACACGCCCTGCTCCAGCCAGTACAGTCTGGATGGGCGCGACGGCGAGGAGGAGGCCCAAGATGCGTTCACCAGCGAATTTCGGCGCATGAAACTGCGCGGCGAATTCCCCTGCAAACTGTGCAGCGCCGTCTTTCCCAATCTGCGCGCCCTCAAGGGCCACAATCGTGTCCATCTGGCCGCTGTCGGCGCCGCCGGACCCTTTCGCTGCAACATGTGCCCATATGCCGTTTGCGACAAGGCGGCGCTGGTGCGGCACATGCGCACCCACAACGGAGATCGGCCGTACGAGTGTGCCGTGTGCAATTATGCATTCACCACGAAGGCCAACTGTGAGCGGCATCTGCGCAATCGACATGGCAAGACGAGCCGCGAGGAGGTCAAGCGCGCCATTGTCTATCATCCGGCGGAGGATGCCAGCTGCGAGGAGAATAACAAACGGGCCGCGGGCCAGGACACGGATCTGGCCGAGCTTAGCTATCGCTCGCTCAGCCCGCCACCGCCGCTTCCGCTTCCTTTGCCGCCGCCGGCGACAGAGTCGCAGCTGAAGCACATGTTGCTCGCCGAGCCGTGCACCAAACCGCCGTTGCCGACGCCGGCGACGCCGCTCAAGATACAGGTGAAGAGCTTGGATCAGCTGGTGGAGAAACCGCCAGCGCCGCCGGCCATGGATCTCAGCATGGATGTGCTGGATCTGAGCAAGAAGCCCA CAGCAGCTGGAGCGCCAGCGCGAACGGGAACGCGAACGCGAACAGGAGCACGAGCTGCTccagctacagcagcaacaggtgcAACAggtgcaacagctgcaaca gtgcaacagcagcagcagcagcagctgtttggTGGCGATGCGACCACGCAATATATGCAGCAATTGCTGCGCAATCTCATGTTCCAGCAGACGCCGGGCTTCTCATTCTTCAGCTATATGGCGCCTCCGCcgccggcaacggcaacaacagcaacagataAATCGCAAGCGAATGCAGCTGCGACGccggcaacagttgctgccatGCCCGTGCCCATGCCCATGGCCGTGCCAGTGCCCGTGCCAGCGGGCGGACCCGTCAAGATGGTCATCAAGAACGGCGTCCTGATGCCCAAGCAGAAGCAGCGTCGCTATCGCACCGAGCGTCCCTTCGCCTGCGAGCACTGCTCCGCCCGTTTCACGCTGCGCTCCAACATGGAGCGACATGTTAAGCAGCAGCATCCCCAGTACTATGCACAGCGCCAGCGCAGCGGACACCATGTGATGCGCGGACGCGCGGCCAGCTCAaatgcggcggcggcggcggcagcggcagcggcggcagcagcagcagcagctgccatgtCGAAtctggcgcagcagcagcagcagcagcaacagcagcatgcGCATCCGCCCATCTCGGAGCAGGTGAAGTATGCGATATTGGCGCAACAGCTGAAGGCGCGCAAGGATACGGATCTGTTGCAGCAGGCGCTGGCGCATGGCTCAAGCAGCGCGCTGCTCCACttcaactacaacaacaacaacaacaacaagcaggagcagcagcagcagcagccacatccCGGCAACAACCAGAACGGAGCTGCTGCGGACGACGATGAGCCGCCCAAGCTGATCATAGACGAGGACGATGAGGTTGAGGAGGAGGAGTTTGACGATACGGATGAAGAGCCGGAGGAGGAGCTCGAAATGGAGGAGGATGACGAGGAGCAGGCGGAACAGCTCGTGGAGCCCGCGACGGCGGCAACGCCCACATTGCAACGCCCCGGCACACCAATTGAGGCAGCCAAAAAGGTAGCGGAGAGCATACTGGAGCAGGTGATCAAGGCGCAGGCCAAGCCCGATCCCGATCCCGAATCTGATGCTGTGGCCATGCCAACGCccacaactgcagcagcagcagcagcagcagcagcagcagcagtagcagccacgcccacgcccactaCGATGAAAACAATGATAGCCCAAGCAGAATCGGTGGCCAAATCCTTGAAAGATGTGGCCAGTTCGCCGTTCAAGGACGAATCTCAGGATCTGGTGCCGGTGGCCAAGCTGGTGGACAACGCGACCAGCAATCAGGTCTCCTTCAACAGCTATTTCCGGCCAAGCGACGTGGCCAATCATATGGAACAGAGCGACGAGGAGGGCCTAGTCGCCTCCGGCAGCGCCAGCGAGAGCAACAATTCCGGCACCGAGGACgtgaccagcagcagctgcaacgaaCCGAAAAAGAAGTCCGCCTACAGTCTGGCACCGAATCGTGTCAGCTGCCCGTATTGCCAGCGCATGTTCCCGTGGAGCAGCTCGCTCCGGCGCCACATTCTCACCCATACGGGCCAAAAGCCCTTCAAGTGCTCCCATTGCCCGCTGCTGTTCACCACGAAGAGCAACTGCGATCGGCATCTGTTGCGCAAGCACGGCAATGTCGAGTCCGCAATGAGCGTCTATGTGCCCACCGAGGATGTCAGCGAACCGATACCCGTGCCCAAGTCCGTTGAAGAGATCGCCTTGGAGGAGCAGCGACGCCGCAAGGCAGCCGAGGCGGAGCGCGAAAGGGAGCGCGAAAGGGAACGGGAACGTGAACGCGAGCGGGAACGCGAAAGAGAGCGTGAAAGGGaacgggagcagcagcagcagctcatccaGCAGCTGACGGCCGCGGCACAGCTGCGCCAGCAACtggccgccgctgccgccgttgccgcAGCTGGAGCCGGAGCTGGAAATAGTCCAACTGGAGGGGAGGGTAACGGCAGTGAGCTGCCGTACAAATGTCATCTATGCGAGTTCTCGTTCGGCGAGCGGCTGCAGTGCCTCGAGCACATCAAGCAGCTGCATGGCCAGGAGTTTGCCCTGCTGTTGGCCAAGGGCGCCATCGAAACGGAGGCGCTCCACGACCAACAGCTGCCCAATcctcagcaacagcagccccTGGCAACAGCTGGCTCCGAGGATGAATCGCTGGCGCCGGCGGGTCGCGGCAATGGCAAATATCCGGACTACAGCAATCGGAAGGTGATCTGTGCGTTCTGTGTGCGTCGCTTCTGGTCCACGGAGGATTTGCGGCGACATATGCGCACACATTCCGGCGAAAGGCCGTTCCAGTGCGAGATCTGTTTGCGCAAGTTCACGCTGAAGCACAGCATGCTGCGCCACATGAAGAAGCACAGCGGACGCAGTCACAATGGCGAGCAGGGCGCCTCCGACTGTTCCGATGACGAGCAGATGGCCACGCCACCCGGCACGCCCACTCCAACGCCCCAATCCATGGCCATGCCcagtaataataacaacaacaacaacaacaacagttgccagaacaacaacaacaagcagagcCTGC